One genomic segment of Sebastes fasciatus isolate fSebFas1 chromosome 17, fSebFas1.pri, whole genome shotgun sequence includes these proteins:
- the LOC141754410 gene encoding class I histocompatibility antigen, F10 alpha chain-like, whose product MRKVIFLLCLCHAASAVTHSLKYFYTASSGVPNFPEFVSVALVDEVQIDHYDSNTRMVEPKQDWMTMITEDDPQYWERETENCNATQQVFKVNLEIAKQRFNQIGGVHIVQWMYGCEWDDGTDEVNGYNQWGYDGEDFISFDLQTETWVAPKPQAVITKHKWDNDKATIARDKLYFTQICPEYLKKYVNYGRSVLLRTELPSVSLLQKTPSSPVSCHATGFYPDRATLFWRKDGEDLHEDVDLGEILPNHDGTFQMSADLNLSSVPPEDWRRYDCVFQLSGVKDLVTRLDKAVIRTNRAVNNAEVEELNPGPNARMPSAVFCESLLQVVLQQTVETATHC is encoded by the exons ATGAGGAAAGTTATTTTCCTGCTGTGCCTCTGCCACGCTGCATCCGCAG TGACTCACTCTCtgaagtatttctacactgcgTCATCTGGAGTCCCAAACTTCCCAGAGTTTGTGTCTGTTGCGTTGGTTGATGAAGTTCAGATAGATCACTATGACAGTAACACCAGGATGGTAGAACCCAAACAGGACTGGATGACCATGATCACAGAGGATGATCCTCAGTACTGGGAGAGGGAGACTGAGAACTGTAATGCTACCCAGCAGGTCTTCAAAGTCAACCTTGAAATTGCAAAGCAGCGTTTCAACCAAATTGGAG gtgtcCACATTGTCCAGTGGATGTATGGCTGTGAATGGGACGATGGGACTGATGAGGTTAATGGTTATAATCAGTGGGGTTATGATGGAGAAGACTTCATATCATTTGACCTGCAGACTGAGACATGGGTCGCTCCAAAACCACAGGCTGTCATCACCAAACACAAGTGGGATAATGACAAAGCTACCATAGCACGGGACAAACTCTACTTCACCCAAATCTGTCCTGAGTATCTGAAGAAGTATGTGAACTATGGGAGGAGCGTTCTGCTGAGAACAG AGCTTCCCTCAGTGTCTCTCCTCCAGAAGACTCCCTCCTCTCCAGTCAGCTGCCACGCTACAGGTTTCTACCCTGACAGAGCCACACTGTTCTGgaggaaagatggagaggaCCTTCATGAGGACGTGGACCTCGGAGAGATCCTCCCCAACCACGATGGAACCTTCCAGATGAGTGCTGACCTGAACCTTTCATCAGTCCCACCTGAAGACTGGAGGAGGTACGACTGTGTGTTTCAGCTCTCTGGTGTGAAAGACCTCGTCACCAGACTGGACAAAGCAGTGATCAGGACCAACAGAG CTGTAAACAACGCTGAGGTCGAGGAACTGAATCCAGGACCCAATGCTCGGATGCCTTCTGCAGTTTTCTG